The proteins below are encoded in one region of Neorhodopirellula lusitana:
- a CDS encoding transglutaminase-like domain-containing protein: MNQVMRASGLVVVVILWGMCGCDLPDRHDIALLRRPAVWEVEVSAPVIRDGDAGFARTQTPEPRSDVSSQNWQDWYLHCLESDEADSESLASQRKFVLGGVHMRADGKQVQLSERVLVRSSDIRTPGGLVRNADAQADLLLPNHTLCLNANKQTFWHDDEGHLERVECKVRQGPVESSKTILISEDSVRIEPTSGNGAKVKVLKKSGPLGGPLMVYRSLRANPLLAGQVRESAVFLPINESLAKLRLVGNPRALAKRMGADGVVVDSLNEALGAVSIEGSPPRYRFYWYDDDGVVQATQISDEGGFTYRCDEDQYQSLGQDFLTHRYPITVEIPGKPIAISEEGMFVKQLAVNVQLLPQASESTVVVDRPRLSAAPRQYVQVLDEQNQRVITAFRPVPAKRLAGRFETFEPESSQADLAATKILDFRSAAMRKVLGTTSSLRGLDQRDQAEQINRTIHSLLSFQNLSTGIRPASQIVQSTAADSTEHAIVLIAMLRANRIPARMAVGLRYLESGESSQSGASQEAVNRFGYHAWVVAEVDQEWLALDPTIGEPVGAECIALEINDLSKLNAGQFTDRFLGILRSVRLTVHAAVIGKR; encoded by the coding sequence ATGAATCAGGTTATGAGGGCAAGTGGCCTGGTTGTGGTCGTGATTTTGTGGGGCATGTGCGGTTGTGATTTACCGGATCGGCACGACATCGCTTTGTTGCGGCGTCCAGCGGTGTGGGAAGTCGAGGTCAGTGCGCCGGTCATTCGCGACGGTGATGCGGGGTTCGCGCGAACTCAGACTCCGGAACCACGCAGCGATGTTTCGTCACAAAACTGGCAGGACTGGTATCTGCATTGCCTGGAATCCGATGAAGCCGATTCGGAATCGCTGGCGAGTCAGCGAAAGTTCGTCTTGGGAGGCGTGCACATGCGGGCGGACGGGAAGCAGGTGCAATTGTCTGAACGCGTGCTGGTGCGGTCCAGTGACATTCGCACGCCGGGTGGTTTGGTCCGAAACGCTGACGCCCAAGCTGATTTGTTGCTTCCCAATCACACCTTGTGTTTGAATGCCAACAAGCAAACGTTTTGGCATGACGACGAAGGGCATCTTGAACGCGTCGAATGCAAGGTCCGTCAAGGACCGGTGGAATCCAGCAAAACGATTTTGATTTCAGAGGATTCCGTTCGTATCGAACCGACGTCGGGCAATGGGGCGAAGGTGAAGGTTCTGAAAAAGTCAGGACCGTTGGGTGGCCCGCTGATGGTTTATCGCTCGCTTCGCGCGAATCCTCTGCTGGCGGGGCAAGTCCGCGAGTCGGCGGTGTTCTTGCCGATCAATGAATCGCTGGCCAAGTTGCGATTGGTTGGTAATCCTCGTGCACTGGCCAAACGCATGGGCGCCGACGGGGTGGTGGTTGATTCGCTCAATGAGGCCCTCGGTGCGGTATCGATTGAAGGGAGTCCCCCCCGCTATCGGTTTTACTGGTACGACGATGATGGCGTCGTGCAGGCAACTCAAATCAGTGATGAGGGCGGGTTCACGTATCGTTGCGACGAAGATCAGTATCAATCGCTTGGGCAGGACTTCCTGACCCATCGCTATCCGATCACGGTTGAGATCCCAGGGAAGCCGATTGCGATTTCAGAGGAAGGGATGTTTGTGAAGCAATTGGCTGTCAACGTTCAGTTGTTGCCGCAAGCTTCGGAATCCACTGTCGTCGTCGATCGGCCGCGTTTGTCGGCGGCACCTCGGCAGTATGTACAGGTGCTAGATGAGCAAAACCAGCGAGTCATCACGGCTTTCCGGCCTGTGCCAGCGAAGCGTTTGGCCGGACGGTTTGAAACTTTTGAGCCAGAGTCTTCTCAGGCGGATTTGGCAGCCACCAAGATCTTAGACTTTCGTTCGGCAGCGATGCGAAAGGTGTTGGGGACAACATCGTCGCTACGCGGTTTGGATCAGCGTGACCAGGCGGAGCAGATCAATCGCACGATTCATTCGTTGTTGTCGTTTCAGAATCTATCGACTGGAATTCGGCCGGCGAGTCAGATCGTGCAGTCGACTGCGGCGGACAGTACCGAGCACGCGATCGTGTTGATCGCCATGCTTCGTGCCAACCGAATTCCGGCTCGGATGGCGGTGGGGTTGCGGTACTTGGAATCGGGCGAGTCTTCGCAGTCAGGAGCGTCGCAGGAAGCCGTTAATCGTTTTGGCTATCACGCTTGGGTGGTCGCCGAGGTGGACCAAGAGTGGTTGGCGTTGGACCCCACAATTGGGGAGCCCGTTGGGGCCGAGTGCATTGCACTGGAAATCAATGATTTATCGAAGCTGAATGCAGGGCAGTTTACGGATCGCTTTTTGGGGATCCTGCGGTCGGTTCGATTGACCGTGCACGCGGCCGTGATTGGAAAGCGGTGA
- a CDS encoding PQQ-binding-like beta-propeller repeat protein yields the protein MPLPTSIGFRSFLFFAWIAVGSIPLASAQDSTTASADWTYWRGPNFNGHAQADHLVDNWDAAGGAGSNVLWKRDDLGARSTPVVMNGRLYVTTRADAGTPTEGEKVICLDAKTGETLWENRFNVWMSDVPDTRVGWASVVADPESGNIYALGVCDLFLCINGKTGQTIWSKPLHEQFGFLSTYGGRTNFPVVHEDLVIISAIAINWGNAAKPNHRLLAMDKLTGEVVWFSGTKDLPDDTTYSAPTLATIDGQRQLILGTGDGAVWGVQPRTGKTLWNYDISRRGLFATPLVDGNRVYCSHSEENVTGSAMGAVAALEVSGTGDDTKVKELWKLDELVVGRSAPIVVDGRLYIVDDRCKLWVMDAETGDMIVERFAIGDRKQWPSLLYADEKIYVLTENGRWSILEITEDGVEAINKGRIRNEAFYASPILAGGRLYFQGTSALYCVGTDEATQTPVSLAEQLVGETPVSENPEPAQLLIVPGELLVQPGESVELAIRLFNRLGQSLPTPSSSDVKFTVDGPGSIQGTTFTADSGADHQAVTITAQVGDVVGITRGRIVPPLPWKFTFDDLKDPPVSWVGARYRHQIRMVDGSPALVKVSTIPKGARSRAWMGPSTLENYTISADVRGNRSNGQMPDIGLTAHGYVLDLMGNSQQLQIRTWSPQLRMAQTVDFPWEPDTWYRMKLKARVEGTGDDAVAVLEGKVWPRDQAEPSEWTVTARDASPVMTASPGLFGNAKVAEFAVDNLEVTANE from the coding sequence ATGCCACTGCCGACCTCGATTGGATTTCGATCCTTTTTGTTCTTTGCGTGGATTGCTGTCGGTTCGATTCCACTTGCCTCAGCGCAGGACTCAACCACTGCTTCTGCAGATTGGACTTACTGGCGTGGGCCGAACTTTAACGGCCACGCCCAAGCAGACCACTTGGTCGATAACTGGGACGCCGCCGGCGGTGCAGGTAGCAACGTCCTTTGGAAACGAGACGATCTAGGTGCTCGCAGCACACCTGTCGTGATGAACGGTCGCCTGTACGTCACCACGCGAGCGGACGCTGGAACGCCTACTGAGGGCGAAAAGGTTATCTGCTTGGATGCGAAGACCGGCGAGACGCTGTGGGAAAACCGTTTCAATGTTTGGATGTCCGACGTGCCCGACACTCGCGTTGGCTGGGCCAGCGTGGTGGCCGACCCCGAATCAGGCAATATCTATGCCCTCGGTGTTTGCGACCTGTTTCTTTGCATTAACGGCAAGACCGGGCAAACGATCTGGAGCAAGCCACTGCATGAACAGTTTGGCTTTCTGAGCACTTACGGTGGGCGAACGAACTTCCCCGTCGTGCATGAAGATTTGGTCATTATCAGCGCGATTGCCATCAACTGGGGCAACGCAGCGAAGCCAAACCACCGCTTGCTTGCGATGGATAAGCTGACCGGCGAAGTGGTCTGGTTCTCGGGAACCAAGGATCTTCCGGATGATACGACTTATTCCGCACCCACGTTGGCGACAATTGACGGTCAGCGTCAGTTGATTCTAGGTACCGGTGATGGTGCGGTTTGGGGCGTTCAGCCCCGGACAGGCAAGACTCTTTGGAATTACGACATCTCTCGCCGCGGTCTATTCGCCACGCCGCTTGTTGATGGCAACCGGGTTTATTGCAGTCACAGCGAAGAAAACGTCACTGGCAGCGCCATGGGCGCGGTCGCTGCTCTCGAAGTTTCGGGAACCGGTGATGACACCAAAGTTAAAGAACTGTGGAAACTGGATGAGTTGGTTGTCGGACGGAGTGCTCCGATTGTTGTCGACGGACGACTCTACATCGTTGATGACCGCTGCAAGTTGTGGGTGATGGATGCGGAGACCGGCGACATGATCGTGGAACGGTTTGCGATCGGCGACCGCAAGCAGTGGCCCAGTCTTCTGTACGCTGACGAGAAAATTTACGTGCTGACCGAAAATGGTCGTTGGTCGATTTTGGAAATCACCGAAGACGGCGTGGAGGCGATCAACAAAGGCCGAATCCGTAACGAAGCGTTCTACGCGTCACCGATTCTTGCCGGCGGACGACTCTATTTCCAAGGAACCTCAGCGTTGTACTGCGTTGGGACCGACGAAGCGACCCAAACGCCAGTCAGCCTGGCTGAACAACTTGTTGGCGAAACTCCGGTATCGGAAAATCCAGAACCCGCTCAACTGCTGATCGTGCCGGGTGAATTGCTCGTGCAGCCGGGTGAATCGGTTGAACTTGCGATTCGACTGTTCAATCGCTTGGGGCAATCGCTTCCCACGCCCAGTTCATCGGACGTCAAATTCACGGTCGATGGTCCTGGCTCCATCCAAGGAACAACCTTCACGGCAGACAGTGGTGCTGATCACCAAGCGGTCACGATTACTGCCCAGGTGGGTGACGTCGTTGGCATCACACGTGGACGAATCGTTCCACCCCTGCCCTGGAAGTTCACCTTCGATGACTTGAAGGATCCACCGGTTAGTTGGGTCGGGGCTCGGTACCGACACCAAATTCGCATGGTCGACGGTTCACCCGCGTTGGTGAAAGTCAGCACGATTCCGAAGGGAGCTCGTAGCCGTGCGTGGATGGGACCAAGCACTTTAGAAAACTACACGATTTCCGCGGACGTTCGGGGCAATCGCAGCAACGGCCAGATGCCCGACATCGGACTGACTGCGCATGGCTACGTGCTGGATTTGATGGGCAACAGCCAACAGCTTCAGATTCGTACTTGGTCGCCGCAACTTCGGATGGCCCAAACGGTTGATTTTCCATGGGAGCCAGATACCTGGTATCGCATGAAATTGAAGGCTCGCGTGGAAGGCACCGGCGATGACGCAGTGGCCGTTCTTGAGGGCAAGGTTTGGCCTCGTGATCAAGCGGAGCCATCGGAATGGACCGTGACAGCTCGCGATGCTTCGCCCGTGATGACAGCAAGCCCTGGCTTGTTTGGCAACGCAAAGGTCGCGGAATTCGCCGTCGACAACTTGGAAGTTACTGCTAACGAATAG
- a CDS encoding PQQ-binding-like beta-propeller repeat protein has translation MVRTELTAWLLMIGSAILGAMTTVLFTGCQPSVALAVAPDVATQVSSPASSQSSPEVTEFVLPEVIMTEGKEWPQWGGTRVRNNVPNVKNLPESWNIGKFDRRTGDWDGSKAENIRWFAELGSQTYGNPVVAGGRVFVGTNNGGGYLKRYPNQTDLGCLLAFDQSNGDFLWQHSSEKLITGRVHDWPLQGICCAPLVEGERLWFVTSRGEVRCLDTEGFYDGEDDGAVQGEVARVGDLMDGADGDAFEESLASLNKGELSDALRKILTDAGSEAGSDVKVATVTENKVWNATGTFGGVERTLSIKQIGPRISIFKSLGVHDKQDADVIWVFNMMDELGVSQHNMCACSVTSYGDLLFVNTSNGLDESHINLPAPDAPSFICMDKNTGEVLWTDGSPGSNILHGQWSSPSIEVLGGVPQVMFCGGDGILYSFKASRGQDGKPELLWQFDCNPKTSKWVLGGEGTRNNLIATPVAYEGRVYIAVGQDPEHGEGEGHLWCIDPTKRGDVSPQLAVKMEDKSRTPIKHKRTQAVEPELGEAAVDNPNSAVLWHYSLADQNDDGEIDFEEEMHRSCGTVAIKDDVLYIADFSGLLHCLDANGTPDGQAVVHFTYDMFAQSWGSPLISDGKVYIGDEDGDVCVFEFGPENNEPIEEINMGSSVYSTPVAADETIFISTKDKLFAIGLPK, from the coding sequence ATGGTTCGCACTGAATTAACCGCTTGGTTGCTGATGATCGGTTCCGCCATTTTAGGCGCAATGACGACCGTCCTCTTTACAGGATGCCAGCCGTCAGTCGCTTTGGCTGTGGCACCCGACGTGGCCACCCAGGTTTCTAGCCCCGCGTCATCGCAATCCAGCCCTGAAGTCACGGAGTTCGTGCTTCCCGAAGTCATCATGACCGAAGGCAAAGAATGGCCTCAATGGGGCGGGACTCGTGTACGTAATAACGTGCCGAACGTGAAAAACCTTCCCGAGTCTTGGAACATCGGCAAGTTCGATCGCCGGACCGGAGATTGGGATGGTTCCAAAGCGGAAAACATCCGTTGGTTCGCCGAGCTGGGAAGTCAAACTTACGGAAACCCTGTCGTCGCTGGCGGCCGCGTTTTCGTTGGTACTAACAACGGCGGTGGCTACTTGAAGCGATACCCCAATCAAACGGACTTGGGATGCTTGCTTGCGTTCGACCAATCCAATGGTGATTTTCTGTGGCAACACAGCAGCGAGAAGCTGATCACGGGCCGCGTTCACGATTGGCCGCTGCAAGGTATTTGTTGCGCGCCGTTGGTCGAAGGCGAACGTCTGTGGTTCGTTACCAGCCGAGGCGAAGTTCGATGCTTGGACACCGAAGGATTCTACGACGGTGAAGACGACGGAGCCGTTCAAGGCGAAGTCGCTCGAGTGGGTGACTTGATGGATGGTGCGGATGGCGATGCATTCGAAGAATCATTGGCGTCGCTGAACAAGGGTGAGCTCTCCGACGCGTTGCGAAAGATTCTCACTGATGCTGGCTCGGAAGCCGGATCCGATGTGAAGGTCGCTACGGTCACCGAGAACAAAGTATGGAATGCGACGGGCACCTTCGGTGGTGTTGAGCGAACACTTTCGATTAAGCAGATTGGCCCTCGGATCTCAATCTTCAAATCACTGGGTGTGCATGACAAGCAAGACGCGGATGTGATCTGGGTCTTCAATATGATGGATGAATTGGGCGTCAGCCAGCACAACATGTGTGCATGCAGCGTCACTTCCTATGGCGATCTGTTGTTCGTCAATACTTCCAATGGACTGGACGAGTCGCACATCAACTTGCCTGCCCCTGACGCTCCTAGCTTCATTTGCATGGATAAAAACACCGGCGAGGTACTTTGGACCGATGGTTCACCAGGCAGCAATATTTTGCACGGCCAGTGGTCGAGTCCTTCGATCGAGGTACTGGGCGGCGTTCCGCAAGTCATGTTCTGTGGCGGTGACGGGATCTTGTATTCGTTCAAGGCCAGCCGCGGACAAGATGGCAAGCCTGAATTGTTGTGGCAGTTCGATTGCAACCCGAAGACCTCGAAGTGGGTTCTTGGTGGTGAGGGCACTCGAAATAACCTGATCGCGACTCCAGTCGCTTATGAAGGTCGTGTCTACATCGCTGTTGGCCAAGACCCTGAACACGGTGAAGGTGAAGGGCACCTATGGTGCATCGATCCCACCAAGCGTGGCGATGTGTCGCCGCAGTTGGCTGTGAAGATGGAAGACAAGTCGCGAACCCCAATCAAGCACAAGCGAACCCAAGCGGTCGAACCTGAGCTTGGTGAAGCGGCTGTCGATAACCCGAATTCTGCTGTGCTGTGGCACTACTCCCTCGCCGACCAAAACGACGATGGCGAGATCGATTTCGAAGAAGAAATGCACCGCAGTTGCGGTACGGTCGCGATCAAGGATGACGTCCTCTACATCGCTGACTTCTCGGGGTTGTTGCACTGTCTAGATGCGAACGGAACTCCCGATGGCCAAGCTGTCGTGCACTTCACCTACGACATGTTCGCCCAAAGCTGGGGCAGTCCTTTGATTTCCGATGGCAAGGTTTACATCGGTGACGAAGATGGCGACGTTTGCGTGTTCGAGTTCGGACCTGAAAACAACGAGCCGATTGAGGAGATCAACATGGGTAGCAGCGTTTACAGCACGCCTGTCGCGGCTGATGAAACGATCTTCATCAGCACCAAGGATAAGTTGTTCGCGATCGGACTGCCTAAGTAG
- a CDS encoding mucoidy inhibitor MuiA family protein has translation MRGFRLAGYLPAFLFVGLIASTTSAQSPSTSEPTSVAGSHSPSADSDDNAATGEIAEVTLYRDSALVTREIQIKLDKGSREVVVQGLPEQLIPNSVFAEGTEAIAIRAVRVIQDPIDGSVRKEVQQLDAELASLSNDLKDLVHVQQLTQGHLSELGQLFTFTHKTVQDDLNRGVLDADTLKSMWSLVHDQREELSDRLHSVERKREEINEKIQQTNRERAKLTAGSPKTRYSARIFVDVAPPENADATDAQTSTTIRLSYSVQGCQWSPQYSIKGEVDSDQVALRYGAIIQQLSGEDWNGVQLTLSTASPSVSASGPTLTPLRVAAIPLHQASEEVRELLERANDPFGNDLSIQSNMSQANQQAIPSQSAGGAYLQNKLQSLRSKQRQVEYSAPGTKGRAAEQKRDVALNRIAGEMQEIELRASSTTARGLAADAEDEVASQTYPLEGVVSLQSRREQQLVEIVDTQFDGKLYHTATPLLSSFAYREVELKNHLKIGLLSGPASIYLDDRFVGTMTLPTTASGQRLTIGFGADGQVRTRRELVSKEESVQGGNKRLRSTYKLVVNNFKDREIRVRVLDRIPLSGQSQQTSVELGDTSAPLSDDALYLRMLRPLGILRWDLEVPESSHGSKAFEIVYTYSVEFDRSHVLSVPPATDKDLAELNTGDAFGGGMGGGLGQ, from the coding sequence ATGCGTGGTTTTCGACTAGCCGGATATCTTCCGGCGTTCTTGTTCGTGGGGCTGATTGCCTCCACCACTTCGGCTCAATCACCCTCGACGTCGGAACCAACTTCCGTCGCAGGCTCCCACTCGCCCTCGGCCGATTCAGACGATAACGCAGCGACCGGCGAAATCGCCGAGGTCACTCTGTATCGAGACTCAGCCTTAGTGACGCGAGAAATCCAGATCAAACTGGACAAGGGATCGCGTGAAGTCGTTGTTCAAGGCCTTCCCGAACAACTGATCCCCAATAGCGTCTTCGCCGAAGGAACCGAAGCGATCGCGATCCGCGCGGTCCGTGTGATCCAAGATCCCATCGACGGCAGTGTTCGAAAAGAGGTGCAACAGCTCGATGCCGAGCTGGCATCATTATCCAACGATCTTAAAGACCTCGTTCACGTTCAACAATTGACTCAAGGCCATCTCAGCGAGCTTGGGCAACTGTTCACGTTCACCCACAAGACCGTGCAAGACGATTTGAATCGCGGCGTCCTGGATGCTGACACGCTCAAAAGCATGTGGTCCCTGGTCCACGACCAACGCGAAGAACTCAGTGATCGCCTGCACTCTGTCGAACGGAAACGCGAAGAGATCAATGAAAAGATCCAGCAAACCAATCGCGAGCGTGCCAAGCTTACCGCAGGCTCTCCCAAAACCCGCTATAGCGCTCGAATCTTCGTCGATGTCGCTCCACCCGAAAACGCGGATGCCACCGACGCACAAACCAGCACCACGATTCGGCTCAGTTACAGCGTGCAAGGCTGCCAATGGTCGCCCCAGTATTCGATCAAGGGCGAAGTCGATTCGGATCAAGTCGCCCTTCGCTACGGCGCTATCATCCAACAACTCAGCGGCGAAGACTGGAACGGTGTGCAGCTAACACTGTCCACTGCATCGCCCTCCGTCAGTGCCTCGGGACCGACCCTCACCCCGCTGCGTGTCGCCGCCATCCCGCTACACCAAGCAAGCGAAGAAGTACGGGAACTGCTCGAACGAGCCAACGACCCATTTGGCAACGACCTCAGCATTCAGTCCAACATGAGCCAGGCCAACCAACAAGCGATCCCAAGCCAATCCGCGGGCGGTGCGTACCTACAAAACAAACTGCAATCACTACGCAGCAAGCAACGCCAAGTCGAGTACTCCGCCCCCGGCACCAAAGGCCGTGCAGCAGAACAGAAACGGGACGTGGCCCTGAACCGAATTGCCGGTGAAATGCAAGAAATCGAACTGCGAGCCTCCTCCACCACCGCTCGTGGTCTCGCCGCCGATGCCGAAGACGAAGTGGCCAGCCAAACCTATCCGCTCGAAGGCGTTGTCAGCTTGCAGTCTCGACGCGAACAACAACTCGTTGAAATCGTCGACACCCAATTCGACGGCAAACTCTATCACACCGCCACTCCACTGTTATCCAGCTTCGCCTACCGTGAAGTGGAACTGAAAAACCATCTTAAGATCGGCTTGCTCAGCGGCCCCGCTTCGATTTATTTGGACGACCGATTCGTGGGCACCATGACTCTTCCGACCACCGCCAGCGGGCAACGCCTAACGATCGGCTTCGGTGCCGACGGACAAGTCCGCACGCGGCGCGAATTGGTCAGCAAAGAAGAATCGGTACAAGGCGGCAACAAACGGTTGCGTTCAACGTACAAACTAGTGGTCAACAATTTTAAAGACCGCGAAATTCGTGTCCGGGTCCTCGACCGTATACCTCTGAGCGGCCAGTCTCAACAAACCAGTGTCGAACTGGGTGACACGTCTGCCCCCCTTAGCGACGATGCGTTGTACCTGCGCATGTTGCGTCCGCTCGGCATCCTGCGTTGGGACCTGGAAGTGCCAGAATCCAGTCACGGCAGCAAAGCCTTTGAGATTGTCTACACGTACAGCGTCGAGTTCGATCGCAGTCACGTGCTGTCTGTTCCGCCAGCAACCGACAAAGACCTTGCTGAACTGAATACTGGCGATGCATTCGGTGGTGGTATGGGTGGCGGCTTAGGCCAGTGA